In a genomic window of Spirosoma agri:
- a CDS encoding efflux RND transporter permease subunit, with protein sequence MNKLINSIVGFSLKNRFFIFFMTAALVIAGIFSYLRTPLEAFPDVTNTQIIVVTEWNGRSAEEVERFVTVPIEVAMNSVQRKSNVRSTTMFGLSVLKVIFDDDVDDFFARQQVNNLLRNVSLPDGVEPEVQPPYGPTGEIFRYTLESKDRDSRELLTLQNWVIDRQLRSVPGVADVVAFGGREKMYELRVNPTQLTKYDITPLEVYQAVTRSNINVGGDVIERNGQAYVVRGVGLLTSAQDIENIIIEEMGGNPVLVKNVADVAESNLPRVGQVGLDASDDVVEGIVVMRKGENPSDVLGRVKTKIEELNTRILPSDVKMVTFYDRDNLIEFCTQTVLHNLTEGIVLVTVIVFLFMADWRTTLIVSIIIPLALLFAFICLRLRGMSANLLSMGAIDFGIIIDGAVVMVEGIFVSLDHMAHRVGMTRYNKMAKLGLIRKTGGELGKAVFFSKLIIITALLPIFSFQKVEGKMFSPLAWTLGFALLGALLFTLTLVPVLCSILLKKNVREKNNPIVNFFERIVMGGFGWCFRHRRLSLIGSICFMVATFFSSTLLGTEFLPQLNEGALWVTAELPMSMSLPESVAMSKTIRQDLNSFPEVKQVLSQVGRSNDGTDPNGFYFCQFQVDLRPKEEWPERHNGHKLTGEQLTDEMDVKLRNYAGVLYNYSQPIIDNVAEAVAGYKASNGIKIFGSDVYELEKYANQAMDAVKDVDGIKDLGIIRNVGQPEMSILFHDHKMALYGVSTADAQAVIEMAIGGKTASILYEGERKFDIRVRFQPEYRQSDDDIMRLMVPTMSGGKIPLKEIATIRQVTGPAFIYRDLNQRFIGVKFSVRGRDLGSTIAEAQQRIREKLQPEKGYSVEWVGEFENQVRATDQLGKVVPISIAAIFVILFVTFGNAKDAGLVLINVPFALIGGILALHATGMNFGISAGVGFIALFGICVQNGVILISVFNKNRQAKLPLDRAIREGVQSRIRPVVMTALMAAIGLFPAAISTGIGSETQKPLAIVVIGGLITATVLTLLVFPIIYRIFYRKKLAVVAEPVAML encoded by the coding sequence ATGAACAAACTCATCAATTCGATCGTCGGTTTTTCGCTCAAAAACCGATTTTTTATCTTCTTCATGACAGCGGCCCTGGTAATTGCTGGCATTTTCAGCTACCTGCGCACACCGCTCGAAGCCTTCCCCGATGTCACGAATACGCAGATCATTGTCGTAACCGAGTGGAATGGCCGCTCCGCCGAAGAGGTCGAACGATTCGTGACCGTGCCGATCGAGGTGGCGATGAACTCGGTTCAGCGCAAATCCAACGTTCGGTCGACGACCATGTTCGGGCTGTCGGTGCTGAAAGTTATTTTCGACGATGATGTCGATGATTTTTTCGCCCGTCAGCAGGTTAATAATCTCCTGCGCAACGTATCCCTGCCCGATGGCGTCGAACCCGAAGTACAGCCGCCTTATGGCCCAACCGGCGAAATTTTTCGCTATACGCTGGAAAGCAAAGACCGCGACAGCCGGGAGCTGTTAACGCTTCAGAACTGGGTCATTGACCGGCAACTGCGCAGCGTGCCGGGGGTAGCCGATGTCGTCGCGTTTGGCGGTCGCGAAAAAATGTATGAGCTACGGGTCAATCCAACGCAACTGACCAAGTACGACATCACTCCGCTCGAAGTGTACCAGGCCGTTACGCGCAGCAACATCAACGTTGGGGGCGATGTGATCGAGCGAAATGGGCAGGCTTACGTGGTGCGTGGTGTCGGCCTGCTGACCTCTGCTCAGGACATTGAAAACATCATCATTGAGGAGATGGGCGGCAACCCCGTACTCGTCAAGAACGTAGCCGACGTGGCCGAATCGAATCTGCCGCGCGTCGGTCAGGTAGGTCTGGATGCCAGTGATGACGTGGTTGAAGGCATTGTGGTGATGCGCAAGGGCGAAAATCCCAGCGACGTATTGGGACGCGTGAAAACCAAAATCGAGGAACTCAACACCCGTATTTTACCCTCGGACGTGAAGATGGTCACCTTCTACGACCGCGACAACCTGATCGAATTCTGTACGCAAACGGTATTGCACAACCTGACCGAAGGGATTGTGCTGGTCACGGTCATTGTCTTTCTGTTCATGGCCGACTGGCGCACCACGCTGATCGTATCCATCATTATTCCGCTGGCATTGCTGTTCGCCTTCATCTGCCTGCGCCTGCGGGGTATGTCGGCGAATCTACTGTCGATGGGGGCCATCGATTTCGGTATCATTATCGACGGCGCGGTGGTCATGGTTGAGGGGATTTTCGTCTCACTGGATCACATGGCCCACCGCGTCGGGATGACGCGCTACAACAAAATGGCGAAACTAGGGCTGATTCGCAAGACGGGTGGCGAATTGGGGAAAGCCGTTTTCTTCTCGAAGCTCATCATAATTACCGCCTTACTACCCATTTTCTCGTTCCAGAAAGTGGAAGGTAAAATGTTTTCGCCCCTCGCCTGGACACTCGGCTTTGCGCTCCTGGGTGCCCTTCTCTTTACGCTGACGCTGGTGCCGGTACTGTGTTCGATTTTGCTGAAGAAAAACGTGCGGGAGAAAAACAACCCCATCGTCAACTTCTTCGAGCGCATCGTCATGGGCGGCTTTGGCTGGTGTTTCCGGCATCGGCGGTTGAGTTTGATCGGGTCGATCTGCTTTATGGTTGCTACATTTTTCTCCTCGACCCTGCTGGGCACCGAGTTTCTGCCGCAATTGAACGAAGGAGCCCTCTGGGTCACGGCTGAACTACCCATGAGCATGTCACTACCCGAGAGCGTTGCCATGTCCAAAACCATCCGGCAGGATCTGAACAGCTTCCCCGAAGTCAAACAGGTACTCTCGCAGGTGGGTCGCTCCAACGATGGCACCGATCCCAACGGCTTCTATTTCTGTCAGTTCCAGGTGGATTTACGGCCGAAGGAAGAGTGGCCCGAGCGGCATAATGGTCACAAGCTCACGGGCGAACAGCTGACCGACGAAATGGACGTTAAGCTGCGTAACTACGCCGGGGTTCTTTACAATTACTCCCAGCCCATCATCGACAACGTAGCCGAAGCCGTGGCCGGTTATAAGGCCAGTAACGGGATCAAAATTTTCGGATCGGATGTGTACGAACTGGAAAAGTACGCCAACCAGGCCATGGATGCGGTCAAAGATGTGGACGGCATCAAAGATCTGGGCATTATCCGCAACGTGGGTCAGCCGGAGATGAGCATTCTGTTTCATGACCACAAGATGGCGCTCTACGGCGTTTCGACAGCCGATGCGCAGGCCGTTATCGAAATGGCAATCGGGGGTAAAACAGCGTCGATTCTGTACGAAGGGGAACGCAAATTCGATATTCGGGTGCGGTTCCAGCCCGAGTACCGCCAAAGCGACGACGATATCATGCGGCTCATGGTGCCGACAATGAGTGGGGGCAAGATTCCGCTCAAGGAAATCGCTACGATCCGGCAGGTAACGGGTCCGGCGTTCATCTACCGCGACCTCAACCAGCGGTTTATCGGGGTCAAGTTTTCGGTGCGGGGTCGTGATCTGGGCAGTACCATTGCCGAAGCGCAACAACGGATTCGCGAAAAACTCCAGCCCGAAAAAGGCTATTCCGTTGAGTGGGTTGGCGAATTCGAAAATCAGGTACGGGCCACCGACCAGTTGGGTAAGGTTGTCCCGATCAGTATCGCAGCCATTTTTGTCATTCTGTTCGTCACGTTCGGGAATGCAAAAGATGCGGGTTTAGTGCTGATCAATGTACCATTTGCGTTGATTGGCGGGATTCTGGCCCTGCACGCAACGGGCATGAACTTCGGCATCTCGGCGGGGGTTGGCTTCATTGCCCTGTTCGGGATCTGTGTACAGAATGGTGTGATTCTGATCTCCGTTTTCAACAAAAATCGACAGGCCAAACTACCACTCGACCGGGCCATTCGGGAGGGGGTTCAGTCGCGGATTCGCCCGGTGGTGATGACCGCGCTGATGGCTGCCATTGGCCTGTTCCCAGCTGCGATTTCGACCGGGATTGGTTCGGAGACACAGAAACCACTGGCTATCGTCGTGATTGGCGGACTCATCACGGCAACGGTACTGACGCTACTCGTTTTCCCAATCATCTACCGCATCTTTTACCGGAAAAAACTGGCAGTGGTCGCCGAGCCGGTGGCGATGCTATAA
- a CDS encoding efflux RND transporter periplasmic adaptor subunit produces MKTNQLHKPLLAVSLLFVMSCGPKPAHEEEKAFRLSDTMMSRIKLDSVVTQPVRNELTLVGKIVADENRVIKVFPLVGGNVEEVKVELGDYVRKGQTLASIRSSEVADLERQTIQAKSDLLLAEKNLRVAQDLFETKLNSQREVVTAQKEVEQAQAEMNRIREVSRIYGIGKASIYTVKAPIDGYVIEKNVNREMQLRSDNADNLFTIGQISEVWVLANVNESDIGRVRQGMEASIQTLSYPNEQFQGHVDKIYTVLDPNTKAMTVRIRLSNKAMKLKPEMHATVTLRYAAGGQLATVPASSIIFDRSKRYVLVYRGRADIETREVNVLKSLGSVAYISQGVKPGEKVISKDQLLVYNALND; encoded by the coding sequence ATGAAAACCAATCAACTCCATAAGCCGCTTCTGGCGGTGAGCCTGCTGTTCGTCATGTCGTGCGGACCCAAGCCCGCTCACGAAGAAGAAAAAGCGTTTCGGCTGTCAGACACCATGATGAGCCGGATCAAACTCGACAGTGTTGTCACCCAACCCGTACGCAACGAACTAACCCTGGTGGGCAAGATCGTGGCCGACGAGAATCGGGTGATCAAGGTGTTTCCGCTCGTTGGCGGTAATGTCGAAGAGGTAAAGGTCGAGCTGGGTGATTATGTCCGCAAGGGGCAAACGCTGGCGTCGATTCGATCGAGTGAAGTAGCGGATCTGGAACGGCAAACGATTCAGGCGAAATCTGATTTGTTGCTGGCCGAGAAGAATTTACGCGTCGCGCAGGACTTGTTCGAGACGAAGCTCAACTCCCAGCGCGAGGTTGTAACGGCCCAGAAAGAAGTGGAACAGGCTCAGGCCGAGATGAACCGCATCCGGGAAGTATCGCGGATTTATGGCATCGGCAAAGCGTCGATCTATACCGTAAAAGCACCCATTGACGGTTACGTGATCGAAAAGAACGTCAACCGGGAGATGCAGCTCCGTTCCGACAATGCCGATAACCTGTTCACCATTGGTCAGATCAGCGAAGTGTGGGTGCTGGCCAATGTCAACGAAAGCGACATCGGCCGGGTAAGGCAGGGCATGGAAGCGTCGATTCAGACGCTTAGCTATCCTAACGAACAATTCCAGGGGCACGTCGATAAAATCTACACCGTGCTCGACCCAAACACCAAAGCGATGACCGTTCGTATCCGGCTGAGCAACAAAGCGATGAAGCTCAAACCGGAAATGCATGCGACCGTTACGCTCCGCTATGCTGCGGGTGGGCAACTGGCAACGGTGCCGGCCAGCTCCATCATTTTCGACCGCTCGAAACGCTACGTCCTTGTCTATCGGGGTCGCGCCGACATTGAAACCCGCGAGGTCAATGTCCTCAAATCGTTGGGGAGTGTCGCCTACATCAGCCAGGGTGTGAAACCAGGCGAAAAAGTCATTTCCAAAGATCAATTGCTGGTCTACAATGCGCTGAATGATTAA